The proteins below come from a single Rhinolophus ferrumequinum isolate MPI-CBG mRhiFer1 chromosome 8, mRhiFer1_v1.p, whole genome shotgun sequence genomic window:
- the CDK5R2 gene encoding cyclin-dependent kinase 5 activator 2, translating into MGTVLSLSPASSAKGRRPGGLPEEKKKAPPVGDEALGGYGGPPGGKGGKGESRLKRPSVLISALTWKRLVAASAKKKKGSKKVTPKPASTGPDPLVQQRNRENLLRKGRDPPDGGGATKPLAVPVPTVPATAATCEPSSGGSAAALPPGSGGGKPPPPPPAPQAAPPVPGGSPRRVIVQASTGELLRCLGDFVCRRCYRLKELSPGELVGWFRGVDRSLLLQGWQDQAFITPANLVFVYLLCRESLRGDELASAAELQAAFLTCLYLAYSYMGNEISYPLKPFLVEPDKERFWQRCLRLIQRLSPQMLRLNADPHFFTQVFQDLKNEGEAATGAGGPPSGSAPAAPASSSAARDSCATGAKHWTMNLDR; encoded by the coding sequence ATGGGCACGGTGCTGTCTCTTTCCCCCGCCTCCTCGGCCAAAGGCCGGAGGCCCGGCGGACTGccggaggagaagaagaaggcgCCGCCCGTGGGGGACGAGGCGCTGGGGGGCTACGGGGGACCGCCAGGAGGCAAGGGAGGCAAAGGCGAGAGCCGGCTCAAACGGCCATCAGTACTCATCTCGGCGCTCACCTGGAAGCGCCTGGTGGCCGCTTCTGCCAAGAAGAAGAAAGGCAGCAAGAAGGTGACGCCCAAGCCGGCGTCCACCGGCCCCGACCCCCTGGTCCAACAACGCAACCGCGAGAACCTTCTCCGTAAGGGCCGGGATCCCCCCGACGGCGGCGGTGCCACCAAGCCGCTGGCCGTGCCCGTGCCCACCGTGCCCGCGACCGCCGCCACCTGCGAGCCGTCGTCGGGGGGCAGCGCGGCTGCTCTGCCGCCAGGCTCGGGAGGGGGAAAGCCGCCGCCGCCACCCCCAGCCCCGCAGGCTGCGCCGCCGGTGCCTGGCGGCTCGCCGCGGCGGGTCATCGTGCAGGCGTCCACCGGCGAGCTCCTGCGCTGCCTGGGCGACTTCGTGTGCCGACGCTGCTACCGCCTCAAGGAGCTGAGCCCGGGCGAGCTGGTGGGCTGGTTCCGCGGAGTGGACCGCTCGTTGCTGCTGCAGGGCTGGCAAGACCAGGCCTTCATTACTCCCGCCAACCTGGTGTTCGTGTACCTGCTGTGCCGCGAGTCGCTGCGCGGGGATGAGCTGGCGTCCGCCGCGGAGCTGCAGGCCGCCTTCCTCACCTGCCTCTACCTCGCCTACTCCTACATGGGCAACGAGATCTCCTACCCACTCAAGCCCTTCCTCGTGGAGCCCGACAAGGAGCGTTTCTGGCAACGCTGCCTGCGCCTCATCCAGCGGCTCAGCCCGCAGATGCTGCGGCTCAACGCCGACCCCCACTTCTTCACGCAGGTTTTTCAAGACCTCAAGAATGAGGGCGAGGCCGCCACCGGCGCCGGGGGTCCACCCAGCGGGAGTGCGCCGGCGGCCCCCGCCTCCTCCTCGGCCGCAAGGGACAGCTGCGCGACCGGAGCCAAGCACTGGACTATGAATCTGGACCGCTAG